Genomic window (Chryseobacterium sp. H1D6B):
TGTTTTCGTAGTCGTAGCTTTCAGAATGATGCCTAAAATCCTTTTTGAAATGCCTAAACTTGGAACTTTTAATCTCCATGCTTCACTCCTTCCTGATTACAGAGGAGCTGCTCCTATTAACTATGCTGTTATCAATGGAGAAGAAAAAACAGGTGCTACTACATTTTTTATCAATGAAAAAATAGACGAAGGAAATATTCTGCTGCAGGAAGAATTAAAGATACTGCCAGATGAAAATGCAGGAAGCCTTCATGACAGATTAATGGAAATGGGTTCAAAACTGGTGGTAAAAACCCTTGATGGATTAGCCGAAAATACAATTCAGGAAAAACCTCAGCCACATGTTGAACATCCAAAAAATGCTTATAAAATTTTCAAAGAAGATACAAGAATAGACTGGACTAAAAATTCAAAAGAAGTCCACCAGTTTATTTTAGGTATGTCTCCTTATCCTGCTGCTTTCACTACATTGAAAATTGGAGAAGAAGAAAAAGGATTGAAAATATTCAATGGAAAATATGAAATTTTAAATCACAGTAAAACCCCTGGAACATTAGAAATCTCTAAAAATGATTTTAAAATTTACACACCAGACGGATTTTACGAGCCTTCAGAACTGCAGCTGGAAGGAAAAAAAAGAATGACTATTAAAGATTTACTGAACGGATTCAGAAATTTTGACGAAATAAAAATGGCTTGATTAAATCAAGCCATTTTTTTATTTATAATTGAACCAATTCGGTTACTTCTACATCATATCCTCCAACTTGAGGTCTTACATCAGGATTCTGAGTAATTACTTTGAATTTATTAATTCCTAAGTTTTTTAAAATCTGAGTTCCAATCCCATAATCTCTATAATTATAAGCTAAAGTAGGACGCTGCTCCTGACCGTCTTGATAGTCTAAAAACTGCTGCAATTTTTTCAATGTATTCTCAGAATTAGAAACGTTATTAATGAAAATAACTACTCCTTTTCCTGCTTCATTGATCATACTCGTTACTTTCTCCAATAAAGGTTTTTCACCATTGTTTAATCTGGTCAAAACATCAAAATAAGAATCAGAAGACTGAACTCTTACTAAAACAGGTTCATCAACAGTCCAGGTTCCTTTTGTTAAAGCAAAATGAATCTGTTCATTCGAAGTTTCTCTGAAAGCATAGAAGTCAAATTCTCCATAATAGGTTTTCACTTTTCTTTCTTCGATTCTATCGATAAGATTTCCTTTTTTAAGCTGATAATGAATTAAGTCTTCAATAGAAACAATTTTCATATCATGTTTCTGAGCGAAAGCATACAAATCCGGTAAACGGGACATGGTTCCGTCTTCATTCATGATCTCACAGATAACACCGCCTTCTTTCAATCCTGATAACTGAGTAAGATCGATCGCCGCCTCAGTATGACCTGCTCTTTTCAATACACCTCCTTTTTTTGCACGAAGCGGGAAAATGTGGCCGGGTCTCATGAAATCTGTAGGTTTTGATTTTTCATCCATCAAAGCTAAGATCGTCTTTGCTCTGTCTCCTGCAGAAATACCTGTAGAGGTACCATTTCCTAAAAGGTCAACAGATACTGTGAAAGCAGTTTCTTTAGGATCGCTGCTTCGGCTCACCATAATATCTAAGCCTAATTCATCACATCTTTTTTCAGGAAGCGGCATACAGATAAGCCCTCTTCCGTGAACGGCCATAAAGTTTATGATTTCTGGAGTCGTAAGTTCAGCAGCGCAAAGAAAATCACCTTCGTTTTCTCTGTTTTCATCATCTACTACTATGATTATTTTACCATTTTTAAGGTCTTCAATAGCCTCTGGAATAGTATTTAATTTAATATCAGACATTTTTACTTAAAATTTAGGCAAAGATACTCACAAAATAAGCATCTGCCAATTAATATAAAAGGTTTATTGAGCAGTAGATAAAGAGTCAGTTGCTTTTCTGAAAATGTCGTAAGATTCAAGTCTTTTATGATGATCATAAATGTGAGAATTAATAATTAATTCATCAACATTGAATTTATCCTGAAAACTTTTAAGCTTCTCTTGAATTTCATTCTGATCACCGATAAAGCTGTATCTCAATTTCTGCAGTACAGCCCCTTTCTCCATTGGAGACCAGATATCATCCATATCATCTACCGGCGGTGAAAATGGTTTTCTGTCATTTCTCACAATATTGATGAAAGCCTGAAACAAAGTAGTAGAAAGTTTATGGGCTTCCTGTGAAGTTGTGGCTGCAATTCCATTTACACACGCAAGAATATAGGGTTGAGCTAATTGTTTTGAGGGCTCAAAATGCTCTCTATAAATATTGAAGGCCATTTCCATCTGTTCAGGGGCAAAATGTCCCGCAAAAGCATATGGAAGACCTAGCTCCGCCGC
Coding sequences:
- the fmt gene encoding methionyl-tRNA formyltransferase, yielding MKSLKVVFLGTPEFAKTSLEAIHQSHHEVAGVVTVADKASGRGQKINQSPVKIYAVENQIPVFQPEKLRNPEFLEELKKLDADVFVVVAFRMMPKILFEMPKLGTFNLHASLLPDYRGAAPINYAVINGEEKTGATTFFINEKIDEGNILLQEELKILPDENAGSLHDRLMEMGSKLVVKTLDGLAENTIQEKPQPHVEHPKNAYKIFKEDTRIDWTKNSKEVHQFILGMSPYPAAFTTLKIGEEEKGLKIFNGKYEILNHSKTPGTLEISKNDFKIYTPDGFYEPSELQLEGKKRMTIKDLLNGFRNFDEIKMA
- the ribB gene encoding 3,4-dihydroxy-2-butanone-4-phosphate synthase; protein product: MSDIKLNTIPEAIEDLKNGKIIIVVDDENRENEGDFLCAAELTTPEIINFMAVHGRGLICMPLPEKRCDELGLDIMVSRSSDPKETAFTVSVDLLGNGTSTGISAGDRAKTILALMDEKSKPTDFMRPGHIFPLRAKKGGVLKRAGHTEAAIDLTQLSGLKEGGVICEIMNEDGTMSRLPDLYAFAQKHDMKIVSIEDLIHYQLKKGNLIDRIEERKVKTYYGEFDFYAFRETSNEQIHFALTKGTWTVDEPVLVRVQSSDSYFDVLTRLNNGEKPLLEKVTSMINEAGKGVVIFINNVSNSENTLKKLQQFLDYQDGQEQRPTLAYNYRDYGIGTQILKNLGINKFKVITQNPDVRPQVGGYDVEVTELVQL